The genomic DNA AATACTGTGTTTTTTTCCCTTGCTGTATCAGTTGAACTCGGTCTTGCTCTTCAAGTGCTGCTTGAATTCCATGATGTCGCCCTCCCACCTGGTGGCAGCTTGATTCTCGCAGACCCAGATCTCCTTGGCCACCTGGTTGATCAATCTGAAATCGTGACTCACCAGAACCAGACCCCCGTCCCACTCATTCAGAGCCTCCGCTAGCGAATCGATAGTCTCGATATCCAGGTGGTTTGTGGGTTCATCCAGGAGCAGCAGATGAGGTAGCCTCCAGGCCAGCCAGGCAAAGATCACCCTGCTCCTCTGACCGTCCGACAAGTTTTTCATGGGCATCACCTGTGCTTTCCCTGACAGTCCAAACTTACCTATGGCGGCCCTCATCCGCTCTTCCTCATTGCCTGGGTACTCCTTCATCATGTACTGGAGTGCCGGCATATCTAGATCCAGTTTTTCAGCCAGATGCTGGTGAAACTGTGCGATCCTGAGATGATTGTGCCGTCGCACCATTCCATCTGTAGGAGCGATATCCCCAGTCATTAGCTTCAGCAATGTGCTCTTGCCAGCACCATTAGGCCCTACCAGAGCAATTCTTGAATCTAGATCCACCCCAAAATCAAGGTTCTTGTAGATGAGGGGGGTCTCCGGAGTGTAGCCGAAAGTCACGCCGACAAACTGTAGGACAGGTGGGGGGAGTTTGCCGACATCTGTGAAGCGAAAGACCAACACTTTGTCCTTCACCACTTTCTCCATAAGCCCACCGCGCTCCATCTTAGCTAGGGTTTTCTCCTTGCTCTGAGCTTGGCGAGCCAATTTCGCGGAACCATGTCCAAAGCGAGCAATGTACTCTTTCATCGATGAAATCTGATCCTGCTCCCATTTGTACTGCTTCATCTGATTTTCTTCCAGCTCAGAGCGAGTTTGGACATACTGATCGTAGTTACCGGAGTACAGCTTAAGCTTCTTGCTTTGCATGTGTATGATGTTGGTGCAGACTCCATTGAGAAAATCCTGAGAATGCGACACCACAACGAGGATTCGATCAAACTTCTTTAAAGTCTCTTCTAACCAAACGCATGCTTCCAGGTCTGCAGAGGAAAACAAGAACGAGGAAAACATATATAAATTGTGGTTGaaaaaaaagccaaaataaataggTAAGAAATGAGAATTATATTTGACAGTTTCAAATAAAGCAGTCCTCATTCAAGtttgttaaaaaaaactattttcttCATCATAATTTCATCAGTATAATTAACGCGCTAACTAAAATTTATATATTACATGTGGCAAGAGGGTGATTTGCTCACCCCCAACacccccgccaatccgtccctaggccaatacggaggaggtaaatcacgggtgactactagttaTCAGTGCAAGTGGCCAAGACACGGTGGAGGGCATGCTTGAAGGCACCGAGTTTCGACCCTAAGACCTCATGCGGCAACACCCCATGTCTCAACGATCGCACCGCCTCGAAaaaggaagggggggggggggggggggggcaaaatTTCTATATTACATGTATTTATGAAAGttggtttaaatttaaaatcaagaTATAGAGATTCAGAACTTCACAGAATCCTGCAGCTCATccatgtttgaaaatatttggatTGAAACCATGAATAACAGTTATGTCTATGATGCAAAAGAATATGATGTTAATACTTTACCAAGATGATTTGTCGGTTCGTCAAGCAAAAGTATTGTTGGATTCATAAAGAGTGCCCTAGCTAATGCAATCCGCATGCGCCAGCCACCAGAGAAATCTCGGGTTTTCTTTGCTTGCATTTGTTTATTAAATCCAAGACCATACAGAATCTCAGCAGCACGCTTCTCAGCAGTTGATGCATCAAGAGCTTCCAATCGCTCATAGATGAGATCCAAAGCTTCTCCTCCACCGCCGTCCTGCAGGAAATCACCCTCAGCCTCAGCAGTCATGTAAAATTTAGAATAAACTTATTATGGCAGTGCTAAGTGTGACACGATAGTTGTTCCACAAAACAAACCTCAGCAGCCAGTATTTCAACTTCTTTCTCCAACCTCAATCTTTCTTCATCACAGCAAATCACAGCCTCCAATGAGGACATGTCTGAAGCTTCAATTTCCCTCGAAAGGTGGTATATATCCATATGCTCAGGAATAGGGAGCTCCCTGCATCCAATAGATGCAAGAAGAGTCGACTTCCCACAACCATTCAGTCCTAGCAAACCATAGCGCCTATAGATGCAACACATTAgataaaagagaaaataaaatattaaaaattgaattgccaatcacaaaataaaatattgctCAACAATACCTTCCATAGTTGAGTTCCAACTCAGAATCTACAATCAGATCATGCCCATGAAAAGTTAATGACAAGGATTCAATCTGGAATGAACCACAAAAATGTTGTCAGAATAATATTTCTCGGTATGAATGAAAAAGAAATCTAATACGTTGTACAAAAAGATTTACaactggaaaaaaaaaatgttatcctGTTTATTAGTCCCTAGATATTGGATCGGTCAGTTTCTGGGGTCATAATTCCCGTTTACATCTAGGCGAGTCATAAAACAACTAACGTATAAGAAGAAATAATCATGAAAAAGCAGATACCTTGAAGCTTTAAGCAAAAGCCATCTTTTCTTGGAAGAAATAATCATGAAAAAGGAACACAAATGAAAACAAAAGGATATATCCTTTAGAGGACTACTACGGACACTTCTGATTCTAACCAATCAAATGTAAAATGAAATATGTTCTTTAAGATATGCACTTTAGCATTTTCTGAAGAAACTTCAGAAAAGAAACCCAGAAATCATCTGGACATAGTTGATAGTCTGAAAAatcaacatattaaataaagaatgaTCCCCCTTTGATCCTAAAAGCAATTtgcattttaaaagtaatttcctatgttcctaagcccATGAATAGTTGTGGCGATTACCAAGCAGAAACTTAAACCCATCATATtccttttcaaatcaatttttgtTCAGATTGAAATTCAAATGTATGCCCATTGTCGTGTAAACATATACTGCAACTCAGAGGAAATGAAACTACAAGTATCAAAATCATGTAGACCGAatacaaaaccctctaaataaatgctTCGTCAACACAGAGGATGCATAAAGATAATCTAATATTTGTCATACAGGGAAACAGAATCCTTGAGCAACAAATTTACTGATCGACGTTgtgttaacaaaaaaaaatggcTTGAAACTCTCAAATAACTCGCATTGCCAAAGCAATTGCGCCCAATAACTCATATGAGAAATCAATCCGCCTAACCGATCCAACGTCACTACGAAATCAAACGAACGAATGAACCCTATAATTGATTTACCAGTTCAATCTTCAAAGCTAACATTTTTTTATCGCC from Zingiber officinale cultivar Zhangliang chromosome 4A, Zo_v1.1, whole genome shotgun sequence includes the following:
- the LOC121971390 gene encoding ABC transporter F family member 1-like, giving the protein MVSDASKKKAAAKKAAAAAKRGGKSAAASSKVSEVANGVSKVADGVGALQISDRTCTGVLASHPQSRDIHIESLSLTFHGHDLIVDSELELNYGRRYGLLGLNGCGKSTLLASIGCRELPIPEHMDIYHLSREIEASDMSSLEAVICCDEERLRLEKEVEILAAEDGGGGEALDLIYERLEALDASTAEKRAAEILYGLGFNKQMQAKKTRDFSGGWRMRIALARALFMNPTILLLDEPTNHLDLEACVWLEETLKKFDRILVVVSHSQDFLNGVCTNIIHMQSKKLKLYSGNYDQYVQTRSELEENQMKQYKWEQDQISSMKEYIARFGHGSAKLARQAQSKEKTLAKMERGGLMEKVVKDKVLVFRFTDVGKLPPPVLQFVGVTFGYTPETPLIYKNLDFGVDLDSRIALVGPNGAGKSTLLKLMTGDIAPTDGMVRRHNHLRIAQFHQHLAEKLDLDMPALQYMMKEYPGNEEERMRAAIGKFGLSGKAQVMPMKNLSDGQRSRVIFAWLAWRLPHLLLLDEPTNHLDIETIDSLAEALNEWDGGLVLVSHDFRLINQVAKEIWVCENQAATRWEGDIMEFKQHLKSKTEFN